Below is a window of Candidatus Zixiibacteriota bacterium DNA.
TGCGAGCCCAGCGCGCAATCGTGGTCCGCTCCGCCGGCGACAGCCTGATTCGTTCTGCTCTATTCATGAACCAGAGCATACAAAAACTCAAATCAAATGTCAAGACAATTATGACGCATCACACTAGGGTATTCAGGGATTACAGTGTGTGTGCTAGGGTCAGCCAAATCGATCACCTGCAGCCCCACATTACGGTCAGCTACATACAAATAGCCATCGCTGACTAGTACATCAGCAGCGAAATCAGCAATAGGCCACGTCGCTACTAGAAGGGGATTATGTGGCGACGATACGTCGACAACCAAAACACCCGAACTGCCAGCAGCTATGTAAAGGGAATCGCCGCTGACCGTCATTTCGTCAACCCACCCAGACGAAATTGGGATAGATGTGGATACGGTTGGATGTGATGGGTCGGATATATCTATCACATGAAGTCCATAGAACTGTTGGAAGACAAAGACAAAACTCCCCCTAGCAGCTACTGCCGAAGTCCTCTCCAAATCTGGAAGCATGCTAACCTCAATCAGAGTGTCTGGGCGAGAAATATCGACTATTGCCAAACCACGTGTGTCATCGGACACGAGTGCTAGATCGCCTTGAATCCAAAGATCTGACGTGTAGCCAGGATGCCGGACCACTCCTACTTCAACAGGCTCAAGCGGACGCAGTATATCATAGATAAGCAGGTCACCCGCGAACGCGCGATGCGGAGAGAGCGTACCTGTTGAATCACACATAGGTCTATCGTAAGGAGATGTGTCCAGCAATGTAGGAGCTTTGTTTACCACCAGCAGTATACCGTGGTACACAACCGTAGAGACGGCGTCCCCGCGTGGAGCAAGACACCACCTAAGTTGTGGGTAATAGGGATCTGAGATGTCTACCGCTGCAACACCAGTGGGGCCGCCTGCAAGGAAGGCGAAGTCACCGGAGAGTGACACAGCGTTAAGGGCACCAGACTTTTCCAGGCTGCCTCTTAGCGCAGGATGTATCGGGTCGGCGAAGTCATAGATCGAAAGAGTAGAGACGCCGGGAGGCTGACCATCGGAGAGACAGGAGACTACGGCCAGCGTGTCATCTTTGATACCAATGTCGACAGCTATTTGGGGGACGTCGACTCGCGAAAGGACCGCAGGTTGCGAGATTGTTGATATATCAATCACGAGAAGATCAAGAGCTCCCACCAACAAGATATTGCCAGACACCGCCAGACCAAACATGGGGTAGCTTACCGGTGATTCCGATTCAGGATACTGAAGGGTACTCACAAGTGTAGGCGAAAAAGGATCGCCAATTCCCAAAATCTGGACTTGGTCGTCACAGGCCCGAAACAAATAGTTGCTAGCCGAACACAAGAGCCTACGTCCAGAACCTGTTAGCTCAGTACTGTCCTTTAGAATTGGATACTCAGGGTTTGAAATATCATATATATACAGTCCCGATCGGCCTCGGTCCAAATAGAGGTGAGTGCCGAAGACAGCTATGTCTTTAACTCCGGAAGAAATAAACTGTTGCCAGATCTTGACTGGATTACAGGGATCTGACATGCTGTAAACCTGTAGGCCACTAACCTGGGCCAAGTATAAGACGGAACCATCAAGCACGGCTCGGCGAGGGTTACTTAAGAGCGCACTACCCGCGTATTCTAACTCAGACTGCCCGGGCAATCTGCCGCCTAACCCAACAACAGGTACCCCAGCAACCAAAAGTGTGGCGAAAACCACTATACCACGTAGTTTTGCAGGAGGTTTCCTGTTCATGCTGATTCGGTGGCTCACTCAACCAGAAGTTCAACAGACTTCTTAAACTACATTCAATATAATTGCAAGCGTACTAATGGCAAGTGAATTCAAGCAGTCCGAGTTGACTCATAATTAATGTAACCGTAGCGAGGGGGTTAGGTAGATACGTTGCCTCATAATAAACCCGGTAGCCCACAGCTCTGCTGTGGGTACTCACATTCTCTGAAATGTCGGTCATGATTCACCCCATTCTGGCGGAGAGGCTGGGATTCGAACCCAGGGTGCCCGTAAGGGCACATCGGTTTTCGAGACCGACGCCTTCGACCGCTCGGCCACCTCTCCGTCGTAGTTATCGATCCCACCGCAAGCGGTGGGCCACCAGTAGTGTCCCAATCCCACCACAAGTGGTGGGCCACCAGTCCTATACCTCAACCAGGCGAATCTACCAAATCCGGAGGCGATGTAAAGTCGATTATTGCGACTCGATCTCCTTGCGAATGTCCGCCAGTGAGCCCGACGCAAAACGGCCGTCCCTGACCAACTCCTCCTGGTGCGCGATCAGCTTCTTGACCGACCCGTAGCGCGGACGCACCACCTGGAACACCAGAAACGAAAACAGCACGTACACCACCGACTCGTGAAACCGACCGGTCAGGCCGAAGTATACGTACGCCCACACCGTAATCGACGCGATCAGCAGAAAGACCGGCCGCGAGCGCTCGTAAATCGCCGTGCCGACATCGTGCTCGAAACTCCCCGCGCGATGCACCATGGGCGCCTGAAGCTTACGGTTCCGCCACCAAAGCGCCAGCGCCGCCTGCCCGAACGAGATCACGCAGAAGACATAGAACAGCGCGTTGGCGATCGTGGGAATCTGGTTGTCGAGCGGATAACGGCCGTTGATGTAATAGCATACAAAGAGCAGCCCGGCAGGGATGACGATATTGACCAGCATGCCGAAATAGAGCGGCCGGATGATCATACCGGTCAGGTCGTAGTCCCGGGTGTTGTCGGGCTCGCTATTCATGGACGGTTCAGCTCCTCAAGCAGCCGAGTGAATTTCTCGCGGCGTGGCCAGTGCACATACGACCACAAAATGCCGAGGGGATAGAAGTACAGCATGTAATCCAGTCTGCCCGTGACGAGGTAAGATACAAGTCCGAATATATACACCGCCTCGACCATCGCCATCTTCACTATGCTTACAGTCAGAAACAGGTTGCCGGCTGTTTTCGCAGCGCTCTTACCCGCTTTGAACTTGCCGATTTCCGACGGTTCAATAATGAACGCCAGCAGCGGGTCGGTCAGCGCAACCACAAACAGTATGTAAAACACAACGTCGTTGCCGGCCGGGGCCTGCATGCCCTTGGCGTCGACAAACAGCGCTATGATGAGATACACGGCAGGCGCAACCACCAGCATTGCCCAGGTGAGGATTGTCACCACGCGCCAGTTGGGTTGATCCTGTGTTCGGGAGTCGATCAATTCACGCGCTCCTTTCCGTCGCGGACCTCGCGAAAAAACCGCTGCATCAGGGTGGCGATCTCCGCTTCCATAACTCCGCCGACAATCTCGATCCGGTGGTTGAGTTTTCGGTCGGTCGGTATGTCGAATATCGACCCGCAGCCGCCGAACTTGGGGTCGCGGGCGCCGAAGACAATTGTCTTGATTCGCGAAAGCACCGCCGCGCCGGCGCACATGGCGCACGGTTCGAGAGTCGAGACTAGTAGGCAGTTTTCCAGCCGCCAGTCCTTAAAGCGCGAGTAGGCGGCGCTGAGCGCGATAATCTCGGCGTGGGCAGTGGCGTCGTGCATCGACTCAGTCAGGTTATGCCCTCGCCCGATCACCCGGTTCTCGAACATGACCACCGCGCCGACCGGAACTTCGCCCTTTTCGTAGGCCAGCTCCGCCTCGCGAAAGGCGATCTGCATAAAGCGGGCGTGGTCCTCGGTGTGCATGGAGGAAATATGGGCAAGCCGCGATCAAAGCGAAAGTTTTTTGATCGCGGCTTAACGGTTTAGCTCAACTACCTGAACACGCTAACAACCACAATACGGAAGCACCGCCGATGGGCCGGTAATGAACAGGTAATCGATCAGCATCGTAATGTCTCCGATTGTGATGTCATCGCAGGTTGCCCCAAAACCACCTGACTGATTGATATCAGACTCCTGAACACACTCTATGACCCCGTCGCAGGTGCCTGAGATGAACTTCGCATCAATCAACGTTGTGACATCGCCGATTGTCGGCTCGTCATCTCCGGAGTTGTTGGCATCACCCACCCGCCCGATACAGCAAACACTGGGAAAACCGCGTACACTCATCAGGTACCAGAGTTTGGCGTAGAGGACCTGGTCCTGCAAGTCCTGCAATGTGCCGTTACGCACGGTCGAAAGCACCGTCCAGTAATGCAGCGTGTCGGTGGCGCTCAGGTTATAGTCGTGCATATAGGTAAGCCAGACCGCCTGGTCCTGCGGTGTTTCTTTATTGATCAAGCCGGCTGCTTGGGTTTCCTGCCACCAGACCAGGGGGTTGGGCTAGCTCGGTATTAGGGGAGTACCGTCGCGATAATGGGTTGTGTCTGCCAGCAGTGACGCAGGCAGCGCAACGCAGCCATAAAACGCCCCGTGGTTGGCACAAGGGTTGGTATCCAGCTCTGCCGACGTGAAATAACCGCCGAAATCTTCGGCTGCTAACCGATTCGTGTGTGATTGACAGCCGGTGTGGCCCGCCGTATCCGTTCCTTGGATATAGACGAACCCTCCGGGTACCGATACGTTGCTGTTATTGTGACCAATTCTGTCCGACGGTACATCCCAGTCAACGGCATTTCCTATCGTTACGTGACCATGAGCCTGTCCATCGGCCGAGTAAACCTTCGTGTAGTCGACAACAAAATTCCGCGAGGCCCAAAGTGGTGTACTCGGCCGCGGGGCATAGTAGATCCTCTCCATAGCAATCGTCGTATCCCGGTTTACAAACTGGCCGGTATACACCGAATCGTAAGCATCGCTCGAATTGACTCCGCCCGTGGTAGACCCTTTGGCTGGTGTCGGGTCCCAACCGGTTACATCGACCTGGCTGGCGTCATTGTACGAGCAAGTCAGGCGCGCGTTCGCCCCGGCTGAATTATCGGCCATGATTACAAACGGTGAACCGGACTTGAGATAGATCGCGTCCTCGTCGCGCGTGCCGCATTCAAGACCCGATTCTTTGTAATCGAGGTTTACCGATCCACCGCCGAGATTACCGATCTCGCCATGGTTGGAAACTGCGAGGGCCACACATTCACCCTCAGGATCAAAGAACGGGTCGAACATGTAGGTGTGGCTCTGGACGGTGTCCCAGACTACCGGCTCGACATCGGCCGAAACCAATACGTGAATCGGGATAGCCAAAGAATCAGCATTGGCGGCGTCGGTCTTCAACCAGACCAAACCGTCGAGCCACTGCGTGCTTGACAGCGCCGTGGCGTCAATCATGATGTCGAATGTGCGAGTATTGGCTATTCCCGCCGCAACTTGAAATGGGCTCGTTGGCGTGGGGTTCTCAGACACTCCAAGCCAACTGCCGCCGTTGTCATACGTGCCGATTCGGATACAGTTTAATGTAACATTGCCGTCGTTCTGGACTCCGACCGTGAAATTCGTAGTCTGACCCAGCGTGACTCACTTGGGCCAGGAGATACTTGGGGGGCGCACCACAATCCACGCCGCCTCGACCGGTTCAACACAGGCCAGACGTATCCACCGAGTCCAGTTGAGTGTCTTCGGCTGCGTCTGCCACTCGCCCCACATGCTCGGGCCGGGGAACTGGTCGTCGAGATACTGCATGTTCAAATGGAAACTACCACTGTAATTATGTCCAGGTGACAGGTCTACATCTGTAGCAGCCGGCCAGGTCAGATCCAGGCCGGTTTCATCGAGACCGTATCGCTCCACTGTCGGCTTATATTCGCTGCCGCAGAGTCCATCTGCCATTGGATCACCAGCCAGACCACAATCCGGTTTGTACGTATTTGAAACATTCCGCGCTAGATCCCACAAATGCGGCGTCTCCATACGAGCCACCGACATCATGATTTCCCAGTTTGCGCGCGCCATCGGGTTGTCTGTATAAGCGCAGTCATCCAGTACACCCGGCATTGGCTGCGGCTGATAGCAGCGCCCGTCGTTGCGATTGGCGCGCTGGTGAATCTGATTCCAGATACAGTACAGGTTGTCGTCACACTGGGATAAACTGATGTTAGCAATAAACCCGGCGTTGCTGCCGCCGAAGCCGTAGACATTGGTCACAATCCCGCCGCAGAGATCATCGAAGTCTTCGTAACTGCCGGTGGCAACCTTGACTATCTCATTCGTCGACTTCGCCCAGTGGTAGATGTTTTGATCGAAGCCGGTCCAGTCGAAACCATCGAAATACGGATCAGACGAAGTCGGTTTGGCGGTCCAGACTACATGTAGATCACCGCTTATGTCGTACAGCGCCTGAGTTTCCAGCCAGGCGGTAAAGTGATTGGGATGACCGGCGATAGCGTTCATGTAATTGGTCACACTGTAGGCTGTCGGCCAGCTCACCCCGCGGTCGAAAGACTCCCGGCACCAGACGTCAAGGTCATTCGGGTTATCAATAAGCCCGCCATAGAACGTGGGATTAGTGTAGGTCACGGCCAGACCGGTTTGGGGGTAGGGCGCTGCCGCGAGCGATGCCCACGGGAACCAGCAGGAATCAATGGGTCGCCCCGCACTCCACGTGCCAACCGTAGCCTCATCGCCGACTTTGCGGAAATAGGACACCGTGTAGTAAGGCAGATTATTGCAGCAATAGTCGCCGGACAGCATCGTTCCGACCGTATCCTCCCAGAGAAGAACATGCACGATCGTATTCGCTCCGTCCCACTGTGCCACTACCTGCGGGTAACGCGAGTATCTGCCGGCGGACTGGTTTAGGAAAGTGGGACGGTATGCCGTGCTGTCTATCCAGGTGACATTGAGATTCGAGCGGGGATCGTAGGCGAGACCGTACTGGGAGCCCTGGTAGTAGATCATGTTATCAATAAGGCGAGACCCACCGGCAAAGTGCGAAAGAATCGATTGGTGGCTGCAATTACGGCGAGTCCGCTCTCCCGCGTATCGAGACTCGGCATCCCACCCCACCCCAGAGTATCAGAAGACTGCAGGTTGCCGCCGATCTCCTGACCAAGCGGCCAATTGCCAGTTGGAACACTTGCATCGTATACGTTGTATCCTGAGAACGGCCCGCTTCCCGCCGGAGGCGGACTGTCCATCGCCCGATACCCGAAATGCACATCGACCTGCATGTTTTCCCCGGATTCCCCGTTCCACCAACGGGCGATATGCCGCCCCTGGCCGACCGTGTACTGGGCGTCATCGTATGTCCTGATCACGCTCACGCCGGGGCCCATTGGCACCTGGGACATAAGCGCCGAGCCTACCGAACGGCGCTCGGCCTGTGGTGCGCCCGTCGACTGTGGCTGGTCCGAATGCGGCCACGCGGAGCGAGCTGCCTGCTGACCGGTGACAATGTTGAGCTGGGCAGGAGTGCCCTGTCGAATGCCCGTACTGTCGGCGGCAAGAGCGCCAACCGATGTGATGATGATTCCGATGACTGTGGTGAGATGCAGCGCGCGGTTGCGGTTGGGCTGTGTGCTGCACATACGACCTCCTGTGGCGGGCGGCGAAGGTATTCAGTTGATAGGATGCACTTTGCTATCATTATATCCGGCGACCGACTATCATACAAGAGTTTTGTCAAAAGGGGATAGGATTGGTAGTAATTGTAAGGGACCATTTGTAAGTTGCCTTCGCTCCCGGCGGTTCATTTCATGTCATAGTAACTGGTAGCTGAGTAAAGGATGACTATGGACGATAAGAAGCCCGCGCCGATGACCGATCCCGGATTGGTCGGAAAAAACATCTATCTCAGACTCGCCACCGCTGAGGATGTCGCCAATACTCACCACTGGTACCTCCTGAGCGATCCCGCCATGCAGTCGAGTCGTGCGCGCCCTTTGCGCACGCCTGCCGAGGCGGCGGAGGCGTACAAGCAAAAAGAGCTCACCGCCGACGAACAGCTGTTTGTCATCATGCGAGAGAAAGACAATCGGCCGGTCGGCATCATACGATATTTCGGCTGGAACCATCTCAACCGTTCCGCGGAGCTCGGCCTGCTCATGGACCCGGACGAACGTCGCAAGGGACACGGCACCGAGGCGATACGCCTGCTCGCCCGCTGGCTCTTTCGCACACGCGATCTGAACAAAGTGTACGCACAGACGTCGTCCTTGAATAAGGCCGCGGTCGGCATGCTCGAAAAAGCGGGGTTCAAGCGCGACGGCACCCTGCGGCACCACTATTTCTATGACGGCGAATTGCGCGACGGGTATTCGTACTCCTTGTTGCGGTATGAGTTTGATTGAGAGCCGGGTGAATGGCACTGGGTGAGTTACAATTGGTATGTGGGGTGTAGAGATGTACCGATCTCGATGGACGAGGCGAATTTCTGAATCTAATCCCACCGCAAGCGGTGGGGCACCCGTGCTTTCTGAGAGGCAAAAAAAGTTCAAATAATTCCATTTTTCGCTTGACAAATGCGGGGGGGGGGGGTAATATATTGTTCATAACGACATAAGCAGGTAAGAACTCTTTGGATGGAGGACATATCCTGAGTGGCAAGATTTCCGAGAAGCGAAGCCGAGATTCTGGCTTTGGCGCAGGAGTTGGTCATCGGGTTGTCCAATAACGTCGCTGTCTATCCCTCACCGCCAATTAGCGTGATGGATATGGCGACGACAATCAGCGCCTACACTACGGCAAAGAACGCCGCAGTAGCGGCGCAGGCGGCGGCGGAACAGGCGACCTCGGATAAAGAAGAGGCGTTGGACGATTCGAGCGACGCCATGAAAGCCGAAATCCGCTACGCCGAGAACACGGTCAACTACGATGACGACAAGCTCAAGCTGATCGGCTGGGCCGGACGTGCGGCCCGCACCGATCTGGCTGCGCCGGGCCAAGCGCGGCTTCTCGAGGCGCCACGGCAGGGTGAGGGCTGGGTTTTCCCCGATTGGAAAGCGGCCACCGACGGCGGCAAACCGAGCGCATACAAGGTCATGCGTCGGATACGTCCCGATGGTCCATGGGAAGATGTCGCAACGGCGGTGATTACGGAGATAACCCTTGTCGACCAGGAACGCGGCAAGGAATGGGAATACCGGATTGTTGCAATCAACAAATCCGGCGAAGGCGAACCCAGCAACACCGTCATGGCGGTGCTGTAAGGTCGGTGAGTCAGTAGAAGATTACAAGTGAAAACAAATAACTTATAAGAACGAAGGAGAAGAACATGCGTGTCGTTATCTTTGCTATAGTCATCACATTTATGCTATCAGGTTGTGGAGCCATGTTTCAAGGTTCAACCCAGACGATAGACATCCAATCTTCCCCCGGTGGTGCGAAGCTGAAAGGCTCACCCGAGATTGGGGACTATACTACTCCGACAAGTGTACAGTTGTCCAGAAAGCATAGCTATACATTTACTTTTTCAAAGGAAGGCTACAAGCCCGCTACAGCCCATGTCCGCGCATCCGCAAAGTTTGGCTATATTTTCCTTGACGTTTTTTTCACGGGTTTGGTTGGTGTCGTAGTGGATGCCGCAACTGGCGGTTGGAATGGTCTAAAGCCAGAAAATGTGTTTGCTACTCTTGAAAAAGAAGATATGGGTATCATCGGACCTGATAATATTGGGATACAGATGTCCTCAATCGATGATGGAATCAAGATCGCAACAGATGGTGAGCCTGTACAAGTACACATTGAGGTTTCGAAATAGGGTAAACAGCATAGCACAGTATTTATAGAGATTTTCTAATGTCAGACGAAGAACGATACCATGAGCTGGGTAAGACGATAAAGAAAGGCGGCATTTGGAAGTGGATAGCGATTCTTATTGCGCCGGGTGCCCCACCGCTTGCGGTGGGTTGAGACTGTGAGTATACTTGCCACCAGTATCGTGACCCTTCCGAGTGAGTAAAGCGTGGGGGAGACTGGGCCACCAGCAGGGCGCCGCGCTGTGGTCTAATCGACCGCCGTGTAGCGGTATGGATAGTAGTGCGGGGTCCACATCGCGCCACGGATGAGTTCGGACAGATGCTCGTCGGACGCAATCATCCCCAGGCCGTCCTCGCGCGCCTGCCGTGCAACCGCCATCGCCACCGTGTACGACACCTCCCGCGTGTTCTTAAGCGGCGGCAATAGATTTCCTTTGGCGCGCATCTCGGGGGTCACCATGTCGGATATCGCGCACGACGCGGCATGGAACATCCGATGCGTGATCTTTTGTGCCTGGCAGACAATCGCGCCGAGCCCCATGCCGGGGAAAACGTAGAGGTTGTTGCATTGCGAAATCTCGAGCGCGCGGCCGCCGGGGATCCTCACCGGATGAAACGGGCTGCCGGTCGCCATGAACGCCCGCCCGCCGGTGGCCGCCATGACCGCCTCGGGGGCTGCCTCGCTGTGCGAGGTCGGGTTCGATAGTGCGAGCACAATCGGCCGCTCACCGTTTTGCGCCAGCGCGCGAAGGATCGTGTCGTTGAAGGCGCCGGCGACACCTGACAGGCCGATCAGGGTCGTGATCCTCGCGTGTTTGACGACGTCCTCGAGCCGGGGTGGCCGAGTTTTGTCGACCGGCCAATCGGCAATTGCGGCGCGCGGCTGAAGGAAATTGATCTGGTACGGATCGGCCGAGTCCCCCTCCAGCAGGAGGCCGTTGATGTCGACCGCATATATTCTACGGCGCGCCTCCGTTTGCGACAGGCCGCCTTCGGTAGTCATCAATGTGACAAGCGCGTTGGCCACACCGCTGCCGGCCTGCCCGAATCCGAGGACGGCGACCCGCTCATCGGCCAGACGTCGTCCGGTGATCTGGTAGGCCGTCCGCAGCGCGGCGACCGCGGTGGCGCCCGTCCCCTGAATGTCGTCGTTGAAACTCAGTATGCGGTCATGATATCGATTCAGCAGCGTGGCGGCGTGCTGCTTGCCGAAATCTTCCCACTGAAGCAGCGCGCGCGGGAATACCCGCTTGACCCCCTGAATGAAGCGTTCAATTACGTCGTAGTAGGCGTCGCCGGCGAGACGCTCGTGGCGCATGCCGATATAGAGCGGGTCGTTCAGCAGGCGCTCATTGTCGGTGCCGACATCGATCATGACCGGCAGGGTCGACGCCGGATGAATCCCGGCGGCGGCCACATAAAGCGAGATCTTGCCGATCGGTATGCCCATGCCGTCGGCGCCGAGGTCGCCCAGTCCGAGAATGCGCTGGCCGTCGGTGGCAACAAGCAGCGCGATATCCGGCAGGCCGACATTTTTCAAAATCTGCTCGATATGGCCGACATTGGTTTCGGAAATGTAGATACCGCGCCAGCGGCGGATGATGCGCGAAAGTTTCAGGCAGGCCTGGCCGACCGTCGGCGTATAGACTACCGGCAGCATCTCCTCCAGATGATTGACCAGTTGCGCATAGAACACGGTTTCGTTGCGATCGAGCAGCCCGATCAGGGTTACGTACCGTTCGAGATCGGTTGTTTTCATCTGGAACATGTCGTAGCTGCGCTCGGTCTGCATCTCCAGTGACGCAACAGACTCGGGAAGCAATCCGTCAAGATCGAACTCGGCGCGCTCGCGCTTGGGGAATGCTTGTCCTTTGTTAAGCAGCGGGTCGGCCAGCACGGCGTGGCCCTTGTGAGGCACGGCGTAGTAGATTTCGTGGGTAAGAGGGTCGACCCGCATTTCGAACCGTTTCATTTTCGTAGCTCCTTGGTGACTGTCTTTTGTGGCAGTCGCGGTGGAAGAAAGAGGGAGCGCAGGGGGAAGTCAAGCGACTGACTTGTGGCCCACCTACTGAGGCTGTCTCAAAACTTCGATCTGTTGCTTCAGGTCTTGCTTCGTGCCTGACTCGCTCGGCGGGTCGGGCTCGAAGTGTGACCTAACGCAACATGTCGGGCTTTTCAGACAGGACCTAAGCAGTGAGGCACCCGCGCATCCTTCCTCACTCACCAGCCTGCGTCTACACATGCCCGATCGTAGTATGCGATGAAATCTCCGAGTTCGTCGTGCGGAGATCGGTAAGCGACAAGGCGTGCACATCGCGATTGCCGGTCAAACGCGCGAAGTCGCGCAGTTCGGATGTGCAGACCTGCAAGTAGTTCGCAAGGCCGGTGGCTGCCTTCTCGGTATCGAGCCTCGCT
It encodes the following:
- a CDS encoding NAD-dependent malic enzyme, which gives rise to MKRFEMRVDPLTHEIYYAVPHKGHAVLADPLLNKGQAFPKRERAEFDLDGLLPESVASLEMQTERSYDMFQMKTTDLERYVTLIGLLDRNETVFYAQLVNHLEEMLPVVYTPTVGQACLKLSRIIRRWRGIYISETNVGHIEQILKNVGLPDIALLVATDGQRILGLGDLGADGMGIPIGKISLYVAAAGIHPASTLPVMIDVGTDNERLLNDPLYIGMRHERLAGDAYYDVIERFIQGVKRVFPRALLQWEDFGKQHAATLLNRYHDRILSFNDDIQGTGATAVAALRTAYQITGRRLADERVAVLGFGQAGSGVANALVTLMTTEGGLSQTEARRRIYAVDINGLLLEGDSADPYQINFLQPRAAIADWPVDKTRPPRLEDVVKHARITTLIGLSGVAGAFNDTILRALAQNGERPIVLALSNPTSHSEAAPEAVMAATGGRAFMATGSPFHPVRIPGGRALEISQCNNLYVFPGMGLGAIVCQAQKITHRMFHAASCAISDMVTPEMRAKGNLLPPLKNTREVSYTVAMAVARQAREDGLGMIASDEHLSELIRGAMWTPHYYPYRYTAVD
- a CDS encoding fibronectin type III domain-containing protein translates to MARFPRSEAEILALAQELVIGLSNNVAVYPSPPISVMDMATTISAYTTAKNAAVAAQAAAEQATSDKEEALDDSSDAMKAEIRYAENTVNYDDDKLKLIGWAGRAARTDLAAPGQARLLEAPRQGEGWVFPDWKAATDGGKPSAYKVMRRIRPDGPWEDVATAVITEITLVDQERGKEWEYRIVAINKSGEGEPSNTVMAVL
- a CDS encoding GNAT family protein, with protein sequence MDDKKPAPMTDPGLVGKNIYLRLATAEDVANTHHWYLLSDPAMQSSRARPLRTPAEAAEAYKQKELTADEQLFVIMREKDNRPVGIIRYFGWNHLNRSAELGLLMDPDERRKGHGTEAIRLLARWLFRTRDLNKVYAQTSSLNKAAVGMLEKAGFKRDGTLRHHYFYDGELRDGYSYSLLRYEFD
- the tadA gene encoding tRNA adenosine(34) deaminase TadA; the protein is MHTEDHARFMQIAFREAELAYEKGEVPVGAVVMFENRVIGRGHNLTESMHDATAHAEIIALSAAYSRFKDWRLENCLLVSTLEPCAMCAGAAVLSRIKTIVFGARDPKFGGCGSIFDIPTDRKLNHRIEIVGGVMEAEIATLMQRFFREVRDGKERVN